The Neoarius graeffei isolate fNeoGra1 chromosome 12, fNeoGra1.pri, whole genome shotgun sequence genome window below encodes:
- the ch25hl2 gene encoding cholesterol 25-hydroxylase-like protein 2, giving the protein MSVERLSRSLWDAWDGANATWPLPEQALLQPFWDYLRQSHASTLRSPLFPVLLSVSTYLVLVLLYTTLDLLAPTWPSIRRYQLHPERTVTWSNVGTTLGLTTYNHLLYIFPAAVAQWLWRPPVPLPRHAPSLTSFLLGIVGCTVLFDFQYFVWHLLHHRIAWLYATFHAVHHQYRQTFSLVTQYLSAWELISVGLWTTVDPLLLHCHCLTAWAFMVFNVWVSAEDHCGYDFPWAMHRLVPFGLWGGAPRHDVHHLQPGTNFAPFFTHWDWLAGTASTPVKFCNNNDHNSLKENELRSDKGV; this is encoded by the coding sequence ATGAGTGTGGAGAGGCTCAGCAGGTCTCTTTGGGATGCGTGGGATGGTGCAAACGCAACATGGCCGCTTCCTGAACAAGCTCTACTCCAGCCTTTCTGGGACTACCTGCGTCAGAGCCATGCCAGCACTCTCCGCTCTCCACTTTTCCCTGTGCTTCTCTCTGTTTCCACCTACCTGGTCCTTGTCCTTCTCTACACCACTCTGGACCTTCTGGCGCCAACGTGGCCAAGTATTCGCCGCTACCAGCTGCACCCGGAACGCACAGTCACATGGTCCAATGTGGGCACCACACTAGGGCTCACCACCTACAACCACCTGCTTTACATCTTTCCTGCAGCCGTGGCACAATGGCTTTGGCGCCCACCGGTGCCACTTCCACGCCATGCACCCTCGCTCACTTCCTTCTTGCTTGGTATTGTAGGTTGCACAGTGCTTTTTGATTTCCAGTACTTTGTTTGGCATCTACTGCACCACCGCATTGCTTGGCTGTATGCCACATTCCATGCTGTGCATCATCAATACCGGCAGACATTCAGCCTGGTCACACAGTACCTGTCAGCATGGGAGCTTATCAGTGTGGGCCTATGGACTACTGTGGACCCATTGCTTCTGCATTGCCACTGTCTTACTGCCTGGGCATTTATGGTCTTCAACGTGTGGGTGTCGGCTGAGGACCACTGTGGCTATGACTTCCCCTGGGCTATGCATCGCCTTGTGCCATTTGGCTTGTGGGGTGGTGCACCACGCCATGATGTGCATCACCTGCAGCCTGGCACCAATTTTGCTCCCTTCTTCACACACTGGGATTGGTTAGCAGGCACTGCCAGCACACCTGTCAAATTTTGTAACAACAATGATCACAACAGCCTGAAAGAGAATGAACTGAGATCAGACAAAGGAGTCTGA